One stretch of Myxocyprinus asiaticus isolate MX2 ecotype Aquarium Trade chromosome 23, UBuf_Myxa_2, whole genome shotgun sequence DNA includes these proteins:
- the LOC127413513 gene encoding galactosylgalactosylxylosylprotein 3-beta-glucuronosyltransferase 2-like: MKSIFYSRFFILLPWILIVIIVIDIDTKRSSVRNTASFYFSRMGTVQQRQQDVRATRSSSGFGSNGTSLPVIYAITPTYSRAVQKAELTRLANTFRQVPQFHWIVVEDSNSHTELVSRFLARSGLRCTHLNVFTPRRFKRTGMPRATEQRNAALGWLRGHRTSKDKGVVFFADDDNTYSLELFEEMRSTRRVSVWPVGLVGGRRYERPLVEKGKVVGWYTGWRADRPFAIDMAGFAVNLQVILSNPRALFKRRGAKPGMQESDFLKQITKVEELEPKAHNCTQVLVWHTRTEKVNLGNEPKRQRDSVFIEV, encoded by the exons ATGAAATCCATCTTCTACAGTCGCTTTTTCATTCTTCTCCCGTGGATTTTGATAGTGATCATCGTGATCGACATCGACACGAAAAGATCGTCTGTTCGGAACACGGCGAGCTTCTATTTCTCTCGGATGGGAACTGTCCAGCAGCGGCAGCAGGACGTCAGGGCGACTCGGAGCAGCAGCGGGTTCGGGAGTAACGGCACATCTCTCCCTGTCATTTACGCCATCACTCCCACTTACAGCAGAGCGGTGCAGAAAGCAGAACTCACGCGCCTGGCCAACACGTTCCGCCAGGTTCCGCAGTTTCACTGGATCGTGGTGGAGGACTCGAACTCGCATACGGAGCTGGTTTCGCGGTTTCTCGCCCGGTCCGGGCTGCGATGCACCCATCTGAACGTGTTCACCCCGCGCAGGTTCAAGCGCACGGGGATGCCCCGCGCGACCGAGCAGAGGAACGCAGCGCTCGGCTGGCTGAGAGGACACCGCACCTCCAAAGATAAAGGAGTAGTGTTTTTCGCGGATGATGATAACACTTACAGCCTTGAGTTATTTGAAGAG ATGCGGTCAACCAGGAGAGTGTCAGTGTGGCCAGTAGGACTTGTTGGAGGCCGGAGGTACGAGCGTCCCCTGGTGGAGAAGGGCAAAGTGGTCGGTTGGTACACAGGCTGGAGGGCAGACAGACCATTTGCAATTGACATGGCAG GCTTtgcggtgaacctgcaagtgatCCTGTCAAACCCACGTGCCCTCTTCAAGAGGAGAGGAGCCAAACCAGGTATGCAGGAGTCTGATTTCCTCAAGCAGATCACAAAGGTGGAGGAACTGGAGCCAAAAGCCCACAACTGTACCCAG GTTCTGGTGTGGCACACCCGCACTGAGAAGGTAAACCTGGGCAATGAACCAAAGCGGCAACGTGATTCTGTTTTTATTGAGGTCTAG